A stretch of Henckelia pumila isolate YLH828 chromosome 4, ASM3356847v2, whole genome shotgun sequence DNA encodes these proteins:
- the LOC140863750 gene encoding uncharacterized protein isoform X2 encodes MRRCSRNSNLKLLADAVVGKSCPICLCQVQIRSAVVLPCTHAYCIGCISRWSQLKRSCPLCNARFSSWFCSTLGKQILLPLGCGETVHSSHRDRRDALLRRLIRNSRQHPSRLSQNKQLPNRRSFGHVNDEGVDVIHERIKQWRASIYEQRLRAVPPSTKCGLMQRISECTDAKKMMLRRIEPWIKRELQAVLKDPDPTVIVHVATSLFILRYKKKTDNFRGQVGIESDYLAPLRPFLQEHADLFWHELRCFAESSFSMEAYDKVVEYK; translated from the exons ATGCGTCGTTGTAGCAGAAATTCGAATCTGAAGCTACTCGCGGACGCAGTTGTTGGAAAATCCTGCCCGATTTGCCTATGCCAGGTTCAAATTCGTTCCGCGGTCGTTCTCCCGTGCACGCACGCGTACTGTATCGGATGCATCTCTAGATGGAGCCAATTGAAGCGCAGTTGCCCTCTCTGCAACGCACGTTTCAGCTCTTGGTTCTGTAGCACGCTCGGCAAACAAATATTATTGCCTTTGGGATGTGGGGAAACGGTCCATTCCTCCCACCGGGATCGGCGGGATGCCTTGTTACGGAG GTTAATTAGAAATTCCAGACAACATCCAAGTAGACTGTCACAAAATAAGCAGTTGCCAAATAGAAGATCTTTTGGACATGTAAATGATGAAGGGGTTGATGTTATACATGAAAGGATCAAACAATGGCGCGCCAG cATCTATGAACAGCGGTTGCGGGCAGTTCCTCCATCTACCAAGTGTGGTCTAATGCAG CGAATTTCGGAATGCACTGATGCAAAAAAAATGATGTTAAGGAGGATAGAACCATGGATAAAAAGGGAACTGCAGGCTGTTCTTAAAGATCCTGATCCCACTGTCATCGTACATGTTGCCACCTCGCTTTTCATCTTGAGATACAAGAAGAAAACTGACAACTTTCGAGGGCAAGTAGGCATTGAGTCCGATTATCTCGCACCCTTGCGACCTTTTCTTCAGGAGCATGCAGATTTGTTTTGGCATGAACTTAG ATGCTTTGCAGAAAGCTCTTTTTCCATGGAAGCGTATGATAAGGTGGTAGAGTATAAGTGA
- the LOC140863750 gene encoding uncharacterized protein isoform X3, with protein MRRCSRNSNLKLLADAVVGKSCPICLCQVQIRSAVVLPCTHAYCIGCISRWSQLKRSCPLCNARFSSWFCSTLGKQILLPLGCGETVHSSHRDRRDALLRRLIRNSRQHPSRLSQNKQLPNRRSFGHVNDEGVDVIHERIKQWRASIYEQRLRAVPPSTKCGLMQRISECTDAKKMMLRRIEPWIKRELQAVLKDPDPTVIVHVATSLFILRYKKKTDNFRGQVGIESDYLAPLRPFLQEHADLFWHELSV; from the exons ATGCGTCGTTGTAGCAGAAATTCGAATCTGAAGCTACTCGCGGACGCAGTTGTTGGAAAATCCTGCCCGATTTGCCTATGCCAGGTTCAAATTCGTTCCGCGGTCGTTCTCCCGTGCACGCACGCGTACTGTATCGGATGCATCTCTAGATGGAGCCAATTGAAGCGCAGTTGCCCTCTCTGCAACGCACGTTTCAGCTCTTGGTTCTGTAGCACGCTCGGCAAACAAATATTATTGCCTTTGGGATGTGGGGAAACGGTCCATTCCTCCCACCGGGATCGGCGGGATGCCTTGTTACGGAG GTTAATTAGAAATTCCAGACAACATCCAAGTAGACTGTCACAAAATAAGCAGTTGCCAAATAGAAGATCTTTTGGACATGTAAATGATGAAGGGGTTGATGTTATACATGAAAGGATCAAACAATGGCGCGCCAG cATCTATGAACAGCGGTTGCGGGCAGTTCCTCCATCTACCAAGTGTGGTCTAATGCAG CGAATTTCGGAATGCACTGATGCAAAAAAAATGATGTTAAGGAGGATAGAACCATGGATAAAAAGGGAACTGCAGGCTGTTCTTAAAGATCCTGATCCCACTGTCATCGTACATGTTGCCACCTCGCTTTTCATCTTGAGATACAAGAAGAAAACTGACAACTTTCGAGGGCAAGTAGGCATTGAGTCCGATTATCTCGCACCCTTGCGACCTTTTCTTCAGGAGCATGCAGATTTGTTTTGGCATGAACTTAG TGTTTGA
- the LOC140863750 gene encoding uncharacterized protein isoform X1 — protein sequence MRRCSRNSNLKLLADAVVGKSCPICLCQVQIRSAVVLPCTHAYCIGCISRWSQLKRSCPLCNARFSSWFCSTLGKQILLPLGCGETVHSSHRDRRDALLRRLIRNSRQHPSRLSQNKQLPNRRSFGHVNDEGVDVIHERIKQWRASIYEQRLRAVPPSTKCGLMQRISECTDAKKMMLRRIEPWIKRELQAVLKDPDPTVIVHVATSLFILRYKKKTDNFRGQVGIESDYLAPLRPFLQEHADLFWHELRSCTKNEGRNYGCALRMQEMKHGIW from the exons ATGCGTCGTTGTAGCAGAAATTCGAATCTGAAGCTACTCGCGGACGCAGTTGTTGGAAAATCCTGCCCGATTTGCCTATGCCAGGTTCAAATTCGTTCCGCGGTCGTTCTCCCGTGCACGCACGCGTACTGTATCGGATGCATCTCTAGATGGAGCCAATTGAAGCGCAGTTGCCCTCTCTGCAACGCACGTTTCAGCTCTTGGTTCTGTAGCACGCTCGGCAAACAAATATTATTGCCTTTGGGATGTGGGGAAACGGTCCATTCCTCCCACCGGGATCGGCGGGATGCCTTGTTACGGAG GTTAATTAGAAATTCCAGACAACATCCAAGTAGACTGTCACAAAATAAGCAGTTGCCAAATAGAAGATCTTTTGGACATGTAAATGATGAAGGGGTTGATGTTATACATGAAAGGATCAAACAATGGCGCGCCAG cATCTATGAACAGCGGTTGCGGGCAGTTCCTCCATCTACCAAGTGTGGTCTAATGCAG CGAATTTCGGAATGCACTGATGCAAAAAAAATGATGTTAAGGAGGATAGAACCATGGATAAAAAGGGAACTGCAGGCTGTTCTTAAAGATCCTGATCCCACTGTCATCGTACATGTTGCCACCTCGCTTTTCATCTTGAGATACAAGAAGAAAACTGACAACTTTCGAGGGCAAGTAGGCATTGAGTCCGATTATCTCGCACCCTTGCGACCTTTTCTTCAGGAGCATGCAGATTTGTTTTGGCATGAACTTAG GTCGTGCACCAAAAACGAGGGACGGAACTATGGATGTGCATTACGGATGCAAGAGATGAAACATGGGATTTGGTGA